gTCTAGCGAACAATTCAGTTTCAGATTTTTGTAGtttcttctccttttcgGAAACCTTTTGTTGGAAAACGGTTTTCATTTCAACCTCTAATTTAGCTAGTTTGGCTTCATGTAAAGTTTTCTCTTCATGTTGTTTGGATATTGGGTCAAACTCTCTGAAAACTGAATTATCTTGCTTAATGCCAAGTTTGgccaattttgaagatctATAGTTTTCGTATAGTGTCTTGCTTGTTCTTTCCTTTAATTCCTCCATGAATTGCTTAATCAGCAGGTTTTTTAAAAGGTTGAAGTCAGAATGGCTGTCGTTATCCACTTCGATCACGCCCCATGGATAAGAACGCCCTCTTACTTGGGCCCCGTTATAGTTCTCTACAAGATTATTAGACCCGATAACAGCATAAGGTAGGCTTGTGAATAATCTTTCGGATAAATTactattttcaacatcatcatTGGAGTAAATTGGTGGCTTGAACAGTTTGATGTTAGACTCAATTAGCTGGTTCATAATGGCTTTCTTGAAGTTCAAGATCTCTTCATCGGTCAAGATATCGGATTTAGCAATAACAGGAATCAAATTACATTTTTCGTGAACTAACTGCATGAACTTCAAATCCAAGGGTTTCAGGTAATGACCTGTAGGttcaatgaaataaagACATGCGTGGAttcttttatctttaaTTGAATGTCTGTTGATTTTGTTCTCCGCATCCAAATACTGATCAAAACGAGAATCGATTTCCTTGATAATCGGGTTCCAAGATTCTTGATCGTTGTTTAAGAAGTCACCAAATTCTCCGGTGTCAACAACGTTCAAGTTTAGTTTAAcaccattttcttcaatgaccGTCTCATATGACTTGATTTTGACCTTGTGTTTTTGGTCTTGTGATTGGTTTTCGTgctcatcttcttctttctcgtCATCCGCAAGTTCTTCCTCGTGATTGTTAACCAAATTGGCCTCAATATCATTATTACTAAATAAAGTTTTCATTAAAGTTGTTTTACCAATACCGTTGGAACCTACACATAAAAGATTGAAACTGAATCCGTTTTTGATGGACCTTCTATGCCATTGCTTGGGCAAATTGGCAAACCCTACGTACCCATTGATTTGACGACGAACAAACTTGACTTCTGGTTGGTCAGGCAGAACTTGACCCGTTTCGTTCTGAGGGGAGTTGATGCCTATATCAGCGCCGGATTCCACCTTTACATCAGATTCAGTTTC
This genomic window from Saccharomyces kudriavzevii IFO 1802 strain IFO1802 genome assembly, chromosome: 12 contains:
- the CDC3 gene encoding septin CDC3 (similar to Saccharomyces cerevisiae CDC3 (YLR314C); ancestral locus Anc_4.38), giving the protein MSLKEEQVSIKQEPEQQEHLHDQFNNVQIKQESQERDDEDSQYTNGTQEHDNNISDETESDVKVESGADIGINSPQNETGQVLPDQPEVKFVRRQINGYVGFANLPKQWHRRSIKNGFSFNLLCVGSNGIGKTTLMKTLFSNNDIEANLVNNHEEELADDEKEEDEHENQSQDQKHKVKIKSYETVIEENGVKLNLNVVDTGEFGDFLNNDQESWNPIIKEIDSRFDQYLDAENKINRHSIKDKRIHACLYFIEPTGHYLKPLDLKFMQLVHEKCNLIPVIAKSDILTDEEILNFKKAIMNQLIESNIKLFKPPIYSNDDVENSNLSERLFTSLPYAVIGSNNLVENYNGAQVRGRSYPWGVIEVDNDSHSDFNLLKNLLIKQFMEELKERTSKTLYENYRSSKLAKLGIKQDNSVFREFDPISKQHEEKTLHEAKLAKLEVEMKTVFQQKVSEKEKKLQKSETELFARHKEMKDKLTKQLKALEDKKKQLELSINSASPNVSHSPLPTKKKGFLR